One window of Cryobacterium arcticum genomic DNA carries:
- a CDS encoding TetR/AcrR family transcriptional regulator — protein sequence MSEERVPAGERRRQAIAAAIPLFAFSGYVGTPVSRVSGELGISQPYLFQLFPTKQALFMACIDACQDQLEELATDCADRERRAGRVVTLDALGREYAELIRDDVVLMFQLQAWAAARNCAEIETLCRTRMTGMIQLVTALTGAPQRDIDLFFARGALRIVRSALRMPMPDTLGLDELGHVDHTAPAEKPVTGAKTERVADPLFLSAPAETE from the coding sequence GTGAGTGAAGAGCGCGTTCCGGCCGGCGAGAGACGGCGGCAGGCGATTGCCGCGGCGATCCCGCTGTTCGCCTTCTCCGGGTACGTCGGTACCCCGGTCAGTCGGGTGTCCGGGGAGCTGGGCATCTCGCAGCCCTACCTCTTCCAACTCTTTCCGACCAAGCAGGCGCTGTTCATGGCGTGCATTGACGCCTGTCAGGATCAACTGGAGGAGTTGGCCACCGACTGCGCCGATCGCGAGCGGCGGGCCGGCCGTGTGGTCACCCTCGACGCCCTGGGTCGGGAATACGCCGAGCTCATCCGGGACGACGTCGTGCTGATGTTCCAGCTGCAGGCGTGGGCCGCCGCACGGAACTGTGCGGAGATCGAAACGCTCTGCCGAACGCGCATGACCGGGATGATTCAGCTCGTCACCGCGCTCACGGGGGCTCCCCAGCGAGACATCGACCTGTTCTTCGCTCGCGGGGCCCTGCGGATCGTGCGCTCCGCGCTGCGAATGCCGATGCCGGACACGTTGGGCCTGGACGAGCTAGGGCACGTCGATCACACGGCTCCGGCCGAAAAGCCCGTCACAGGCGCGAAAACCGAGCGCGTCGCGGACCCGCTCTTCCTGTCTGCACCCGCCGAGACCGAGTAA
- a CDS encoding alpha/beta hydrolase family protein codes for MPTPFVRKNSFWLILSLVLCLVSAVGAFFVQTNGATVAVKDMRWETSSGRELSALLYKPASATPENKAPVVIVSHGWWNSREMQDANYVELAKRGYVVVSIDMYGHGNSDPLPLGMEAENGTGMYDAVKLVAQLPYIDATQIGVSGHSNGARAANYAVVADNEAEKPLISAVLLVDNEAFYSDLTDPAKYVNNYGSRDVGLVADQYDEFFFRSYDANGQQLTPPREFIGTPNAQSFLNFGTTDDSEMRTADKLYTETIDGTDALRVIYTPAQTHPWGPFSKQTTEYTIDFFQEAFGAPDPIPAGSQTWQLKAFFNALGLIGFGMFLVAFTKALLVTRAFAGLRRTEPFQLAPSSRKGLYWFWGALVVSALFSGWSYVALSQSAALAPIVFNAAPTWIPQGAPFFIGLWAAVNGVFSIVVMVVSYLLFGRKSGQNLREVGVFPGWKPFLHGLGLSAVVVVAAFGIVFAVDYFFKTDFRFWVLAVKAFTPDKVLIAFLYLPLFLVYYVANSVAINSFNRFTIREKEWVNTAILALFNSLAPLILVIAQYWTFFTTGDLIGGFGGIFSIWLFPVIVILAASAVITRKIFRATNSPYIGGFIMAAVVTVISVTNTLTVAS; via the coding sequence ATGCCCACCCCATTCGTACGAAAGAACAGCTTCTGGCTGATCCTTTCGCTCGTCCTCTGCCTGGTCTCAGCAGTCGGCGCATTCTTCGTGCAGACCAACGGCGCAACCGTCGCCGTCAAGGACATGCGCTGGGAAACCAGCTCCGGCCGCGAACTGAGCGCCCTACTGTACAAGCCCGCTTCCGCGACCCCCGAAAACAAGGCCCCCGTCGTGATCGTCAGCCACGGGTGGTGGAACTCCCGGGAAATGCAGGACGCCAACTACGTTGAACTGGCCAAGCGCGGCTACGTCGTGGTGTCCATCGACATGTACGGTCACGGCAACTCCGACCCCCTTCCGCTCGGCATGGAAGCCGAGAACGGCACGGGAATGTACGACGCCGTGAAGCTCGTCGCGCAGCTGCCGTACATCGACGCCACACAGATCGGCGTCTCCGGGCACTCCAACGGCGCGCGGGCGGCGAACTACGCCGTCGTCGCCGACAACGAGGCCGAGAAGCCGTTGATCTCGGCCGTGCTCCTGGTCGACAACGAAGCCTTCTACAGCGATCTGACCGACCCGGCGAAGTACGTCAACAACTACGGCTCACGTGACGTCGGACTCGTCGCCGACCAGTATGACGAGTTCTTCTTCCGCAGCTACGACGCCAACGGCCAGCAGCTCACCCCGCCCCGCGAGTTCATCGGGACTCCGAATGCCCAGTCCTTCCTGAACTTCGGCACCACCGATGACTCCGAGATGCGCACCGCCGACAAGCTCTACACCGAGACCATCGACGGCACGGACGCCCTCCGCGTGATCTACACGCCCGCCCAGACCCACCCGTGGGGACCGTTCTCGAAGCAGACCACCGAGTACACCATCGACTTCTTCCAGGAGGCTTTCGGCGCCCCGGACCCCATTCCGGCCGGATCGCAGACCTGGCAGCTCAAGGCGTTCTTCAACGCGCTGGGCCTGATCGGTTTCGGGATGTTCCTGGTCGCGTTCACCAAGGCGCTGCTCGTCACCCGCGCCTTCGCCGGGCTTCGCCGCACGGAACCGTTCCAGCTCGCACCGAGCAGCCGCAAGGGCCTGTACTGGTTCTGGGGCGCCCTCGTGGTGTCCGCCCTGTTCTCGGGCTGGAGCTACGTCGCCCTGAGCCAGTCGGCGGCGCTCGCGCCGATCGTGTTCAACGCGGCCCCCACCTGGATCCCACAGGGCGCCCCGTTCTTCATCGGACTCTGGGCGGCGGTCAACGGTGTCTTCAGCATCGTCGTCATGGTGGTGTCCTACCTGCTGTTCGGCCGGAAGAGCGGCCAGAACCTCAGGGAGGTCGGCGTGTTCCCCGGCTGGAAGCCGTTCCTGCACGGACTGGGACTGTCCGCGGTGGTTGTGGTGGCGGCCTTCGGGATCGTGTTCGCCGTCGACTACTTCTTCAAGACCGACTTCCGATTCTGGGTGCTCGCGGTGAAGGCGTTCACCCCCGACAAGGTCTTGATTGCGTTCCTGTACCTGCCGCTGTTCCTCGTGTACTACGTGGCCAACTCCGTCGCGATCAATAGCTTCAACCGGTTCACGATCCGCGAGAAGGAATGGGTGAACACCGCGATCCTCGCGCTGTTCAACTCCCTGGCCCCGCTGATCCTGGTGATCGCGCAGTACTGGACCTTCTTCACCACCGGCGACCTGATCGGCGGCTTCGGGGGAATCTTCAGCATCTGGCTGTTCCCGGTCATCGTGATCCTGGCCGCCTCGGCGGTCATCACCCGCAAGATCTTCCGGGCTACGAACAGTCCTTATATCGGCGGTTTCATCATGGCCGCGGTGGTGACCGTCATCTCCGTGACGAACACGCTCACCGTCGCCAGCTAG
- a CDS encoding M1 family metallopeptidase — protein MLSPTPPIIGSTSAGDPYLPASGNGGYQVEHYDLVLDYRVSSNRLTATATITARALTRLDRFSLDLAGLSVDKVTVAGRMPTKTTHTARKLVLTPAVPLQPGERFDVVVAYRGAPHPVRSHWGELGWEELTDGVLVAGQPSGAPSWFPCNDHPSDKATFRIQLSCEAPYTVVSNGPLVAKSSRSGRTTWTFDVREPMAAYLASVQIGRYRRQDVTATPVAYSLFYPPALARPVSVDFARLGDMISVFGEAFGPYPFPAFSVIVTADELEIPLEAHGLAVFGRNHVDGLHGSDRLIAHELAHQWFGNSLTLTRWADIWLHEGFACYAEWIWAEASGGPTAHESAVLHRAELDLLPKNIVIGDPGPQDMFDDRVYKRGALALHAVRQAIGDEAFFTALRAYTRSHRHGSVTTDDLLGCFDVASGTRVADKIIARWVSGKSLPPLAA, from the coding sequence ATGTTGTCTCCCACGCCTCCCATCATCGGCTCCACGTCAGCGGGCGACCCCTACCTGCCGGCGAGTGGGAACGGCGGCTACCAGGTCGAGCACTACGACCTGGTGCTCGACTACCGGGTCTCCTCCAATCGGCTGACCGCCACCGCCACGATCACCGCGCGCGCCCTCACCCGGCTCGACCGGTTCAGCCTCGACCTGGCCGGCCTCAGCGTCGACAAGGTCACCGTGGCCGGGCGGATGCCCACCAAGACCACGCACACCGCGCGCAAGCTGGTACTCACCCCGGCCGTTCCGCTGCAGCCGGGCGAGCGGTTCGACGTGGTCGTGGCGTACCGCGGGGCGCCGCACCCGGTGCGCAGCCACTGGGGCGAGCTGGGCTGGGAGGAACTCACCGACGGCGTGCTCGTCGCCGGGCAGCCGAGCGGCGCACCGTCGTGGTTCCCCTGCAACGACCATCCCAGCGACAAGGCCACCTTCCGCATCCAGCTCAGCTGCGAGGCGCCGTACACCGTCGTGAGCAACGGGCCGCTCGTGGCCAAGAGCAGCCGGTCCGGCCGTACCACCTGGACCTTCGACGTGCGCGAGCCCATGGCCGCGTACCTGGCCAGCGTGCAGATCGGCCGGTACCGCCGGCAGGACGTGACCGCCACCCCGGTGGCGTACAGCCTGTTCTACCCGCCCGCGCTGGCCCGGCCGGTGTCGGTGGACTTCGCCCGGCTGGGCGACATGATCTCCGTGTTCGGGGAGGCGTTCGGCCCCTACCCGTTCCCGGCGTTCTCGGTGATCGTCACGGCCGACGAGTTGGAGATCCCGCTCGAGGCGCACGGGCTGGCCGTGTTCGGCCGCAACCACGTGGACGGCCTGCACGGCAGTGACCGGCTCATCGCCCACGAGCTGGCGCATCAATGGTTCGGCAACAGCCTCACCCTCACCCGGTGGGCCGACATCTGGCTGCACGAGGGCTTCGCCTGCTACGCGGAATGGATCTGGGCCGAGGCCAGCGGCGGGCCCACCGCGCACGAGAGCGCCGTGCTGCACCGGGCCGAGCTCGACCTGCTGCCCAAGAACATCGTGATCGGTGACCCCGGTCCACAGGACATGTTCGACGACAGGGTCTACAAGCGCGGCGCCCTGGCCCTGCACGCCGTGCGTCAGGCCATCGGCGACGAGGCCTTCTTCACGGCGCTCCGCGCGTACACCCGCAGCCACCGGCACGGCAGCGTCACCACCGACGATCTGCTCGGCTGCTTCGATGTCGCCTCCGGCACCCGGGTCGCCGACAAGATCATCGCCCGCTGGGTGTCCGGCAAGAGCCTGCCGCCGCTGGCCGCCTGA
- a CDS encoding Pls/PosA family non-ribosomal peptide synthetase translates to MSATASAPGTSNADSYVQAHEQGVLDAGHLVHPERTLVDILRATAEEHPTALALEDAAGALSYRRLLRLVNDQAVQLSRAGVRRGDTVGIRIPSGTRELYLSILATLSVGAAYVPVDADDPEERARLVFGEAHVVGVIGAGGRFAVRDGLDAGVLTERPVPAGEDPSLAHWGEPMPSPDDDAWIIFTSGSTGVPKGVAVTHRSAAAFVDAEAGLFLAGEPIAPGDRVLAGLSVAFDASCEEMWLAWRNGACLVPAPRSLVRSGADLGPWLIAHGITVVSTVPTLAALWPEEALESVRLVIFGGEACPPELAARISGRGREVWNTYGPTEATVVACGALLDGSDPVRIGLPLDGWSLAVVDADGARVPAGATGELIIGGVGLARYLDATQDAVKYAPHAGLGWDRAYRSGDLVRFDPAGLVFVGRADDQIKLGGRRIELGEIDAALQALPGVAGAAAVVQTTPAGNQVLVGYLSLVDPAPAGLEAFDLTAATEALRIALPAALVPLLTVVDTIPTRTSGKVDRAALPWPLPSLAGAGTDTDALTPTAAWLAEHWAAILGLPVADADSDFFAYGGGSLSAAQFVSAIRERYPDTRVSDIYDHPRIGALAAELDGRTPPVARRSRAVLPTPARSGLLQSLLGIPLHLLVGAKWLVYLAAANNVLSAAGASFAPTVSWWWILAGFLLLVTPLGKMGISVAAARLLLRGVKPGAYPRGGSVHLRLWLAEQVAQFVDAASLAGAPWISYYARLLGARIEPGVDLHSVPPVTGMLSIGERAAIEPEVDLAGYWLDGDTLRLGQVKIGPEAVIGSRSTLLGGAKIGAGAEIEPGSAVSGRVPAGERWAGSPAARVGSARHAWPAERPPSARRWLLAYGAGSVGLTAIPTIAVLLGVLIVGAFVGDAASLGAAVGRAALAVPLAVLAAGLFYAGAVIGAVRLLGLGLSEGHHPVRSRVGWQVWMTERLLDGARTLLFPVYASLLTPVWLRLLGAKVGPGVEASTVLLVPALTTIAPGAFLADDTMVACYELGGGWMRIDRAKIGRRAFLGNSGIAGPGRTVPRDGLVAVLSSTPRKAKRGSSWLGNPPARLRRRVTDIDEARTFHPPARLRLARSLWELLRLVPVFVSAWIALGVLAVLEALWLAVGPGWALLLSGFVLIGAGVVAAAVSTAAKWLLVGRIRATEHPLWSSFIWRNEVSDTFVEMVARPWFAQNASGTPALALWLRSLGARIGRGVWCESYWLPEADLVTLSAGSSVNRGCVVQTHLFHDRIMQLDTVHIGAGGTLGPNSVILPAARIDDHATVGPGSLVMRGERVPTDSLWAGNPIAPWHRPPWKT, encoded by the coding sequence ATGTCTGCCACCGCGTCGGCTCCCGGCACCTCGAACGCAGACTCGTACGTGCAGGCGCACGAGCAAGGCGTGCTGGATGCCGGCCACCTGGTGCACCCGGAGCGCACCCTCGTCGACATCCTCCGGGCGACCGCCGAGGAGCACCCCACGGCTCTCGCACTCGAGGACGCCGCCGGGGCCCTGAGCTACCGCCGCCTGCTACGGCTGGTCAATGACCAGGCCGTCCAGCTCAGCCGCGCGGGCGTGCGCCGCGGCGACACCGTGGGCATCCGCATCCCGTCGGGCACCCGCGAGCTCTACCTGTCGATTCTCGCCACCCTCAGCGTGGGCGCCGCCTACGTGCCGGTGGACGCCGACGACCCCGAGGAACGGGCCCGGCTGGTGTTCGGTGAGGCCCATGTCGTGGGGGTGATCGGGGCCGGCGGCCGGTTCGCGGTGCGCGACGGCCTCGACGCCGGCGTGCTCACCGAGCGTCCCGTGCCGGCCGGCGAGGACCCGTCGCTGGCGCACTGGGGCGAACCCATGCCGAGCCCCGACGACGACGCCTGGATCATCTTCACCTCCGGCTCCACCGGCGTGCCCAAGGGCGTCGCCGTGACGCACCGCTCCGCCGCGGCGTTCGTGGACGCCGAGGCCGGGCTGTTCCTGGCCGGCGAACCGATCGCGCCGGGCGACCGGGTGCTGGCCGGCCTGTCGGTGGCGTTCGACGCCTCCTGTGAGGAGATGTGGCTGGCTTGGCGGAACGGCGCCTGCCTGGTACCGGCCCCGCGCTCCCTCGTGCGCAGCGGCGCCGACCTGGGCCCCTGGCTGATCGCCCACGGCATTACCGTGGTCTCCACGGTGCCCACTCTCGCCGCGCTCTGGCCCGAGGAGGCGCTGGAATCCGTGCGGCTGGTGATCTTCGGCGGCGAGGCCTGCCCACCCGAGCTGGCCGCCCGCATCAGCGGCCGCGGCCGCGAGGTCTGGAACACCTACGGCCCGACCGAGGCCACCGTCGTGGCCTGCGGCGCCCTGCTCGACGGCAGCGACCCCGTGCGCATCGGCCTACCGCTGGACGGTTGGAGCCTCGCCGTGGTCGACGCCGACGGCGCCCGGGTGCCCGCCGGCGCGACGGGTGAGCTGATCATCGGTGGGGTGGGCCTGGCCCGCTACCTCGACGCGACGCAGGATGCCGTGAAGTACGCCCCGCACGCCGGCCTCGGCTGGGACCGCGCCTACCGCAGCGGCGACCTGGTGCGGTTCGACCCCGCCGGGCTCGTGTTCGTGGGCCGCGCCGACGACCAGATCAAACTCGGCGGACGCCGCATCGAACTCGGTGAGATCGACGCCGCCCTGCAGGCCCTGCCCGGCGTCGCCGGCGCCGCCGCGGTGGTGCAGACCACCCCGGCCGGCAACCAGGTGCTGGTGGGTTATCTCTCGCTCGTCGATCCCGCCCCGGCCGGCCTCGAGGCCTTCGACCTCACCGCCGCCACCGAAGCCCTGCGCATCGCGCTGCCGGCCGCGCTCGTGCCGCTGCTCACCGTGGTCGACACCATTCCCACCCGTACCTCGGGCAAGGTCGACCGGGCCGCGCTGCCCTGGCCGTTGCCCAGCCTGGCCGGTGCCGGCACCGACACGGATGCGCTCACCCCGACCGCCGCCTGGCTCGCCGAGCACTGGGCCGCGATCCTCGGGCTGCCCGTGGCCGACGCCGACAGCGACTTCTTCGCCTACGGCGGCGGTTCGCTCTCGGCCGCCCAGTTCGTCTCCGCGATCCGGGAACGCTACCCCGACACCCGGGTCAGCGACATCTACGACCACCCCCGCATCGGCGCGCTGGCCGCCGAACTCGACGGCCGCACCCCGCCGGTGGCCCGCCGCAGCCGCGCGGTGCTGCCCACCCCGGCACGCAGCGGTCTGCTGCAGAGTCTGCTCGGCATCCCGCTGCACCTGCTCGTGGGCGCCAAGTGGCTGGTCTACCTGGCCGCGGCCAACAACGTGCTCTCCGCCGCCGGCGCATCCTTCGCCCCCACCGTGTCGTGGTGGTGGATCCTCGCCGGGTTCCTCCTTCTCGTCACTCCGCTGGGCAAGATGGGCATCTCGGTGGCCGCGGCCCGGCTACTGCTCCGGGGCGTCAAGCCGGGCGCCTACCCGCGCGGCGGGTCGGTGCACCTGCGGCTGTGGCTGGCCGAGCAGGTGGCCCAGTTCGTCGACGCCGCCAGCCTGGCCGGGGCGCCGTGGATCAGCTACTACGCCCGCCTGCTCGGAGCCCGCATCGAACCCGGCGTTGACCTGCATTCGGTGCCGCCGGTCACCGGGATGCTCAGCATCGGCGAGCGCGCCGCCATCGAACCCGAGGTGGACCTGGCCGGGTACTGGCTCGACGGCGACACCCTGCGACTGGGGCAGGTGAAGATCGGCCCCGAGGCCGTGATCGGCTCCCGCAGCACGCTGCTCGGCGGCGCCAAGATCGGCGCCGGCGCCGAGATCGAACCGGGCTCCGCGGTCTCCGGCCGGGTGCCGGCCGGCGAACGCTGGGCCGGCTCACCCGCCGCCCGGGTCGGCTCCGCCCGGCACGCCTGGCCGGCCGAACGCCCGCCGAGTGCCCGCCGCTGGCTGCTCGCCTACGGCGCCGGCTCGGTCGGTCTCACCGCCATCCCTACCATTGCGGTGCTGCTCGGCGTGCTCATCGTCGGGGCGTTCGTGGGGGATGCCGCGAGTCTGGGCGCCGCCGTGGGCCGGGCCGCCCTGGCCGTGCCGTTGGCCGTGCTGGCCGCCGGCCTGTTCTACGCCGGGGCCGTCATCGGCGCGGTGCGGCTGCTCGGCCTGGGCCTGTCCGAGGGCCACCATCCGGTGCGCAGCCGCGTGGGCTGGCAGGTCTGGATGACCGAACGCCTGCTCGACGGCGCTCGCACCCTACTCTTCCCGGTCTACGCGAGCCTGCTCACCCCGGTGTGGCTGCGGTTGCTCGGCGCCAAGGTCGGCCCCGGCGTCGAGGCCTCAACCGTGCTGCTCGTGCCCGCGCTCACCACCATCGCGCCGGGCGCGTTCCTCGCCGACGACACCATGGTCGCCTGCTACGAGCTCGGCGGCGGCTGGATGCGCATCGACCGGGCCAAGATCGGCCGCCGGGCGTTCCTGGGCAACAGCGGCATCGCCGGCCCGGGCCGCACCGTGCCGCGGGACGGCCTCGTGGCCGTGCTCTCCTCCACCCCGCGGAAGGCCAAGCGCGGCTCGTCCTGGCTGGGCAACCCGCCGGCGCGGCTGCGTCGCCGGGTCACCGACATCGACGAGGCCCGCACCTTCCACCCGCCGGCGCGGCTGCGCCTGGCCCGGTCGCTCTGGGAACTGCTCCGCCTGGTGCCGGTGTTCGTCTCCGCGTGGATCGCCCTCGGCGTCCTCGCCGTGCTCGAGGCGCTGTGGCTTGCGGTCGGCCCCGGCTGGGCGCTGCTGCTGTCCGGGTTCGTGCTCATCGGGGCGGGCGTGGTCGCGGCGGCGGTCAGCACGGCCGCGAAGTGGCTGTTGGTGGGCCGCATCCGCGCCACCGAGCATCCGCTCTGGTCATCGTTCATCTGGCGCAACGAGGTGTCCGACACCTTTGTGGAGATGGTGGCGCGGCCCTGGTTCGCGCAGAACGCGTCGGGCACCCCGGCCCTGGCGCTGTGGCTGCGCTCGCTCGGCGCCCGGATCGGCCGGGGCGTGTGGTGCGAGTCGTACTGGCTGCCCGAGGCGGATCTGGTCACTCTCTCCGCCGGCAGCAGCGTCAACCGCGGCTGCGTGGTGCAGACGCACCTGTTCCACGACCGGATCATGCAGCTGGACACCGTGCACATCGGCGCCGGCGGCACCCTGGGGCCCAACAGTGTGATCCTGCCCGCGGCGCGAATCGACGACCATGCCACCGTCGGGCCCGGCTCCCTGGTGATGCGCGGCGAGCGGGTGCCCACCGACTCGCTCTGGGCCGGCAACCCGATTGCGCCGTGGCACCGTCCGCCATGGAAGACTTGA
- a CDS encoding DMT family transporter yields the protein MLSGPGPAPATGSTVASASAPHGSSAAGLGFGLLGVLAFSFTLPLTRVAVGQIDPLFVGAGRAVAAGLLAILVLAVLRQRFPRGRQWARLALVGAGVIAGFPILTSYALQTVPAAHGAVVIGLLPAATAVVAVLRARERPTPRFWLASGLGVAAVVGFVAVTAGGLEALQPADLLLAGAVALAAIGYGEGALLSRELGSWQTICWALIVALPVMVPLMLVGLGSGWPRADAPAWLAFAYLAGVSMFLGFFAWYRGLAIGPIARVSQIQLVQPVLTIVWAALLLGERLDLVVLVGAVAVIACAATAVRARIR from the coding sequence GTGTTATCCGGCCCCGGTCCTGCCCCGGCCACGGGTTCTACGGTTGCTTCCGCGTCGGCGCCGCACGGCTCGTCCGCCGCCGGGTTGGGGTTCGGTCTGCTCGGCGTGCTGGCGTTCTCGTTCACCCTGCCGCTGACCCGGGTGGCCGTGGGTCAGATCGACCCGCTCTTCGTCGGCGCCGGCCGGGCCGTAGCGGCCGGACTCCTCGCGATCCTGGTGCTCGCGGTGTTGCGGCAGCGGTTTCCGCGGGGCCGGCAGTGGGCGCGCCTGGCGCTCGTGGGGGCGGGTGTCATCGCCGGGTTCCCGATTCTCACCTCGTACGCGCTGCAGACGGTGCCGGCCGCCCACGGTGCCGTCGTGATCGGTCTGCTGCCCGCTGCCACGGCCGTGGTCGCCGTGCTCCGGGCCCGCGAACGGCCGACGCCCCGGTTCTGGCTGGCCAGCGGCCTGGGCGTGGCCGCCGTGGTGGGGTTCGTGGCGGTTACCGCCGGCGGCCTCGAGGCTCTGCAGCCGGCGGACCTGCTGTTGGCGGGCGCCGTGGCGCTCGCCGCGATCGGTTACGGCGAGGGTGCCCTGCTGTCCCGCGAGCTCGGCTCGTGGCAGACCATCTGCTGGGCCCTGATCGTGGCGTTGCCGGTGATGGTGCCGCTGATGCTCGTCGGGCTCGGCTCCGGCTGGCCCCGGGCGGATGCGCCGGCCTGGCTGGCCTTCGCCTACCTCGCCGGGGTGAGCATGTTCCTCGGGTTCTTCGCCTGGTACCGCGGGCTGGCAATCGGGCCGATCGCCCGGGTGAGCCAGATCCAGCTTGTGCAACCTGTGCTCACGATCGTGTGGGCCGCCCTGCTGCTCGGGGAGCGGCTGGACCTCGTGGTGCTGGTCGGCGCGGTCGCGGTGATCGCCTGCGCGGCGACCGCGGTGCGCGCCCGCATCCGCTGA
- a CDS encoding PLP-dependent aminotransferase family protein yields MHEDSTTADGPSGESAHLAIERRLRGLAATRPAGERLPSTRTLVMEHAASPLTVQRAVQRLVLEGLVETRPGAGSFVARRPGVHRADFGWQTTALGTPRTGADAIGAALATAGPGVISLHSGYPAEELLPTRLVRSALVRAARTSTAVERAPLAGLPELLTWFAAELAPAGASAVAPPTADDVVITPGGQSALSSIFRALAAPGDAIVMESPTYWGAMAAARQAGLRVVPIGRGARAPAAGDLDDALAASGARLFYAQPHFANPTGALWTSTERADVLAVVRARGVYLIEDDWAHDFGIDAEVVPLAADDANGHVVYVRSLTKSLSPSIRVGAVVARGPALARIQADRTVDDLYVSGILQAAAVDVLTDPGWRSHLARLRGALRARRDEMARQVRGQLGADALELVPRGGLNLWVRAGDGVDMRDLARRSRAAGVLFSPGDDWFPAEPTGSFLRLNYSRARPEIFEEAVATIAGLLP; encoded by the coding sequence ATGCACGAGGATAGCACCACGGCCGACGGCCCGTCCGGCGAATCTGCCCACCTGGCAATCGAACGGCGGTTGCGCGGGTTGGCGGCGACCCGGCCCGCCGGTGAGCGGTTGCCCTCCACCCGCACCCTGGTGATGGAGCACGCGGCCAGTCCGCTCACGGTGCAGCGGGCCGTGCAGCGGCTGGTGCTCGAAGGACTCGTGGAGACCCGGCCGGGTGCGGGCAGCTTCGTGGCCCGGCGACCGGGCGTGCATCGCGCCGACTTCGGCTGGCAGACCACCGCGCTGGGCACCCCGCGCACCGGCGCCGATGCCATCGGCGCCGCCCTGGCCACCGCCGGCCCCGGGGTCATCTCCCTGCACTCCGGCTACCCGGCCGAGGAGTTGCTGCCCACCCGGCTGGTGCGGTCGGCGCTCGTGCGCGCGGCCCGCACGAGCACCGCCGTCGAGCGGGCTCCCCTGGCCGGGCTGCCCGAGCTGCTCACCTGGTTCGCCGCGGAGCTGGCGCCCGCCGGCGCATCCGCCGTCGCCCCGCCCACAGCCGACGACGTCGTGATCACACCGGGCGGGCAGAGCGCGCTGTCGTCGATCTTCCGGGCACTGGCCGCCCCGGGCGACGCCATCGTGATGGAATCGCCCACCTACTGGGGTGCGATGGCGGCCGCCCGCCAGGCCGGACTGCGGGTGGTGCCCATCGGCCGGGGCGCACGGGCGCCCGCAGCCGGCGACCTCGACGACGCCCTGGCCGCCAGCGGGGCGCGGCTGTTCTACGCCCAACCGCACTTCGCGAACCCCACCGGGGCGCTCTGGACGAGCACCGAACGGGCCGACGTCCTGGCCGTGGTCCGGGCCCGCGGGGTGTACCTCATCGAGGACGACTGGGCGCACGACTTCGGCATCGACGCCGAGGTCGTGCCTCTGGCTGCCGACGACGCCAATGGGCACGTCGTGTACGTGCGGTCGCTCACCAAGAGCCTCTCCCCTTCCATCCGCGTGGGCGCCGTCGTGGCGCGCGGGCCGGCGCTGGCCCGCATCCAGGCCGACCGCACCGTCGACGACCTCTATGTCAGCGGCATCCTGCAGGCCGCCGCCGTCGATGTGCTCACCGATCCCGGCTGGCGCAGCCACCTCGCCCGGTTGCGTGGGGCATTGCGCGCCCGCCGCGACGAGATGGCCCGGCAGGTGCGCGGCCAGTTGGGCGCGGATGCGCTCGAGCTAGTTCCCCGGGGCGGCCTCAACCTCTGGGTGCGCGCAGGCGACGGCGTCGATATGCGCGACCTCGCCCGCCGCAGCCGCGCGGCCGGCGTGCTGTTCTCCCCCGGCGACGATTGGTTCCCCGCCGAACCCACCGGCTCGTTCCTGCGGCTGAACTACTCACGCGCCCGCCCCGAGATCTTCGAGGAGGCCGTGGCGACCATCGCCGGACTGCTGCCCTGA